One Ascaphus truei isolate aAscTru1 chromosome 22, aAscTru1.hap1, whole genome shotgun sequence DNA segment encodes these proteins:
- the ENDOV gene encoding endonuclease V: MAMEAAEGLGARGKEEPCHSEGGQGLQDQEETGVGGEGPSEEEKATLRRWEREQSLLKENLITCNTETWQSHPVFSGLERVGGVDLSYIKGDDTTACASLVVLSYPDLEVIYEECCMVTLEAPYRAGYLAFREVPSLVDAVHRLREKNRSLMPQVLLVDGNGILHHRGFGVACHLGVRTSLPCIGVAKNLLQVDGLENNDAHKEQIRQLQSGGDAFNLTGSSGRILGTALKSCSKSSKPIYISVGHQISLESAVRLVHTCCRYRVPEPIRQADIRSREYVRKILPCPAATPGAGS; encoded by the exons ATGGCTATGGAGGCGGCTGAGGGCCTCGGAGCCCGGGGGAAGGAAGAGCCCTGTCACTCCGAGGGAGGCCAGGGGCTCCAGGACCAAGAGGAgacgggagtcggtggggaagGGCCCAGTGAGGAGGAAAAGGCCACACTGCGGCgctgggagag GGAGCAGAGTCTCCTGAAAGAAAACCTCATCACCTGCAACACGGAAACATGGCAGAGCCACCCTGTTTTTTCGGGActggagagagtgggaggggtaGACCTGTCCTACATTAAAGGAGATGATACCACGGCGTGCGCATCACTCGTGGTCCTGAGCTACCCAGATCTCGAG GTGATCTACGAGGAGTGCTGCATGGTGACCCTGGAAGCCCCCTACAGAGCCGGGTACTTGGCTTTTCGAGAGGTGCCGTCCTTGGTGGACGCAGTTCACAGGCTGCGTGAGAAGAATCGCAGTTTGATGCCTCAG GTGCTCCTCGTGGACGGTAACGGGATTCTGCATCATAGAG GGTTCGGAGTGGCGTGTCACCTTGGCGTCCGCACCAGTCTCCCCTGCATCGGAGTGGCTAAAAATCTCCTCCAGGTGGATGGTCTGGAGAATAATGATGCGCATAAAGAACAG ATCCGACAGCTGCAGAGCGGCGGAGACGCCTTTAACCTGACGGGCAGCTCGGGCAGGATCCTGGGCACT GCCTTGAAGAGCTGCAGCAAGAGCTCCAAACCCATCTACATCTCCGTGGGTCACCAGATCAGCCTGGAGTCGGCCGTCCGCCTGGTCCAcacctgctgcaggtacagggTTCCTGAGCCCATCAGACAG GCGGACATCCGGTCCAGGGAGTACGTGCGCAAAATCCTCCCCTGTCCAGCTGCAACCCCTGGGGCAGGGAGCTGA